The following are from one region of the Scylla paramamosain isolate STU-SP2022 chromosome 23, ASM3559412v1, whole genome shotgun sequence genome:
- the LOC135111947 gene encoding putative uncharacterized protein FLJ46204, whose product MSVLINVSQTAVFVFPAPPPHPPPPPTPIPPHPRPHQHPPTYPYHDPPSTITPTHPHPHTHPHTHTHPNLHTPTPTHTHSNTHTHSHTHTSTHTHTSTHNHTSTHTHIRTHIHTPTHTHNPL is encoded by the coding sequence ATGAGCGTGCTCATTAATGTGAGTCAGACAGCTGTGTTTGTGTTCCCTgccccacccccccaccccccacccccacccacacccatccccccacacccacgcccccaccaacacccacccacataccCCTACCACGACCCCCCATCCACAAtcacccccacccacccacacccccacacccatccacacacccatACCCACCCCAACCTTCACACCCCGacccccacccacacccactccaacacccacacccactcacacacccacacctccacccacacccacacctccacccacaaccacacctccacccacacccacattcgcacccacatccacactcccacccacacccacaaccCCCTTTAG